In the Nicotiana tabacum cultivar K326 chromosome 16, ASM71507v2, whole genome shotgun sequence genome, one interval contains:
- the LOC142170245 gene encoding uncharacterized protein LOC142170245: METTGTNRVTGLHELEEFRFQAFESARLYKERMKLMHDKHILDRNFKPGDLVLLYNSRLRLFSEIESEDRTNKFTVNGQRLKHYLGMAEEKGDKVVITLEKPQYETEE, from the exons ATGGAGACAACAGGTACTAACAGAGTCACTGGGTTACATGAGCTCGAGGAATTCAGGTTCCAGGCTTTTGAGAGTGCtagattatacaaagaaaggatgaaattaatgcatgataagcacatcttgGATCGAAACTTCAAACCCGGAGATCTAGTGTTGCTGTACAACTCGAGATTGAGATTGTTTTCGG AGATTGAATCAGAAGATAGGACAAATAAGTTCACAgtaaatgggcaaaggttgaaacattaccttggaatggCTGAAGAAAAAGGGGATAAAGTGGTAATCACTTTGGAAAAGCCCCAGTATGAGACTGAGGAGTGA
- the LOC107807234 gene encoding uncharacterized protein LOC107807234: MTFKDLTEANEVIGYYVVSNKRGLKLDKSDKRRLRYKCQIGCPFKYLISKDGKDQGVKIKTWRDEYDCGEVFENRRATPAALARYFKRKIQNNPKFKIKEMKGKENVLEKLEGSYLDEYNKLEAYAQELRETNPGTDVVIQISKDAMEEGKRRFLRMYVSFEALKSGFKAGLRHFIGLDRTFLKGKCKGMLLVACSQDSCKHFYPLAWAVVDKETKTTWQWFMENLKASLDLKYGESYTFTSDMHKGMLDAVRNVCPQSYHRYCARHIEANWSKKWNTDEMKKLMDLLNYPPVTWCRAYFDTQCKNPMVDNNFTESFNSWILEARHKPIVKMLEDIRVKVMNQLKDRVEEVNSWRGEYNPYAMELYNDYKEMASKCKENFNGDGVFEISEGEDRHTVILEQQRCTCRLWNLFGIPCAHAIRAFLYKKQDPTLGIHWWYSKQAWQLVYQHKLQPVRGKRFWKVEPHQAMDPTPLAKMVGRPKVKRSREKDEARKRQGQWSTSRKGLQVNCSFCGQPNHNKRRCPLANKSKKVQDHTMTNEDQESKNFMVPTPGFKAQDQQSSQNTQQPTQPSSHDTQQPSQQSSQTTQ; this comes from the exons ATGACTTTCAAAGATCTTACTGAAGCAAATGAGGTTATTGGTTATTATGTTGTGTCTAATAAGAGGGGCCTTAAGTTAGATAAGAGTGATAAGAGAAGACTTAGATACAAGTGTCAGATAGGGTGTCCCTTTAAATATCTTATTTCTAAGGATGGCAAAGATCAAGGGGTAAAGATAAAAACTTGGAGGGATGAATATGACTGTGGTGAAGTCTTTGAGAACAGAAGAGCTACTCCTGCTGCTTTAGCACGTTATTTTAAGAGAAAGATTCAAAATAATCCTAAGTTTAAGATTAAAGAGATGAAG GGTAAAGAGAATGTTTTAGAGAAATTGGAGGGTTCTTACTTGGATGAGTACAACAAATTGGAGGCATATGCTCAAGAGTTGAGAGAAACAAACCCTGGTACTGATGTGGTGATACAGATATCCAAAGATGCAATGGAGGAAGGTAAGAGAAGATTTCTGAGGATGTATGTCAGTTTCGAGGCCCTCAAGAGTGGATTCAAAGCAGGTTTGAGACATTTTATAGGTCTAGATAGAACATTTTTAAAAGGCAAATGCAAAGGGATGTTGTTAGTTGCTTGTTCTCAAGATTCTTGCAAGCATTTTTATCCACTAGCTTGGGCTGTAGTGGATAAGGAAACAAAGACAACTTGGCAGTGGTTCATGGAGAACTTGAAGGCTTCTTTGGACTTGAAATATGGTGAAAGCTACACATTCACGTCAGATATGCATAAG GGTATGTTAGATGCTGTGAGGAATGTATGTCCACAATCATATCATAGATATTGTGCAAGGCATATTGAAGCAAATTGGAGCAAAAAATGGAATACTGATGAGATGAAAAAGTTAAT GGACTTGCTGAATTATCCTCCAGTAACCTGGTGTAGAGCTTACTTTGATACCCAATGTAAGAATCCAATGGTGGACAACAACTTTACAGAGTCCTTCAACTCTTGGATTCTTGAAGCTAGACATAAGCCAATAGTGAAGATGCTTGAGGATATAAGAGTGAAG GTGATGAATCAACTAAAGGATAGAGTAGAAGAAGTTAACAGTTGGAGAGGTGAATACAACCCATATGCAATGGAGTTATACAATGATTATAAAGAAATGGCTTCAAAGTGCAAGGAAAATTTTAATGGAGACGGGGTTTTTGAAATAAGTGAAGGTGAAGACAGGCACACAGTGATTCTGGAGCAACAAAGGTGCACATGCAGGCTTTGGAACTTGTTTGGAATCCCTTGTGCTCATGCTATCAGGGCATTCTTATATAAGAAACAAGACCCAACACTTGGGATTCACTGGTGGTATTCCAAACAAGCCTGGCAGTTGGTGTATCAGCACAAACTGCAGCCTGTTAGAGGTAAAAGATTCTGGAAAGTTGAGCCACACCAAGCCATGGATCCAACACCACTAGCAAAGATGGTTGGTAGACCTAAAGTGAAAAGGTCAAGAGAGAAGGATGAAGCTAGGAAAAGGCAAGGACAATGGTCAACATCTAGGAAGGGTCTTCAAGTGAATTGCAGTTTTTGTGGCCAGCCAAATCATAATAAAAGAAGGTGTCCATTAGCCAACAAG TCAAAGAAAGTGCAAGACCACACTATGACAAATGAAGACCAAGAATCAAAAAATTTTATGGTCCCTACTCCAGGTTTTAAAGCACAAGACCAACAATCCAGTCAGAACACTCAGCAGCCAACTCAGCCATCCAGTCATGACACTCAACAGCCAAGTCAGCAATCCAGTCAGACCACTCAGTAG
- the LOC107807235 gene encoding putative ATP synthase 24 kDa subunit, mitochondrial, whose product MALASRLLSRSTRQLCAGQVVLRPEHAIPVRSFAKGAAAPTALKGDQVLKDIFYEVKNKLETAIGVLRKEKITIDPEDPAAVSEYAKVMNSVRQKANLLSESQIIKFNIEVETHEIPDARTYLLKLKEMRVKRGLIDEQGIEDLQMAALDKVEKEIKKPLMRNDKKGIALLTAEFDKINQKLGIRKEDLPKYEEQLELKIAKAQLEELKKDALEAMETQKKREEFKDEEMPSVKSLDIRNFI is encoded by the exons ATGGCTCTCGCTTCTCGCTTGCTTTCCAGATCCACTCGCCAG TTATGTGCTGGTCAGGTTGTCCTTCGCCCCGAGCATGCAATTCCAGTTCGTTCCTTTGCCAAAGGAGCTGCTGCTCCCACTGCACTGAAGGGAGATC AGGTGTTGAAGGACATCTTTTACGAGGTTAAGAACAAGCTTGAGACAGCAATTGGTGTCCTACGAAAGGAGAAGATCACCATAGATCCAGAAGATCCTGCTGCTGTATCTGAGTATGCCAAAGTCATGAACTCTGTAAGACAAAA GGCTAATCTCTTATCAGAGTCTCAAATAATTAAGTTCAACATTGAAGTAGAAACTCATGAAATTCCAGATGCTCGAACCTATTTATTGAAACTGAAGGAGATGCGTGTCAA GAGGGGCCTTATCGATGAGCAAGGTATAGAGGATCTGCAGATGGCAGCACTGGATAAAGTTGAGAAAGAAATCAAAAAACCACTAATGAGGAATGACAAAAAGGGAATAGCTCTTCTTACAGCTGAGTTTGATAAGATCAACCAGAA GCTTGGCATTCGCAAGGAAGATCTGCCAAAATATGAAGAACAGTTAGAGCTGAAGATTGCAAAGGCACAATTAGAAGAACTGAAAAAGGATGCTCTTGAAGCAATGGAAACTCAGAAGAAGAG GGAGGAGTTCAAGGATGAGGAGATGCCCAGCGTGAAGTCTCTGGACATCAGAAACTTCATTTAA
- the LOC107801085 gene encoding sugar transport protein 12-like has translation MAGGNFISAAGGGGDNPDEYPGKLTVYVAMTCIMAAMGGLIFGYDIGISGGVTSMDPFLKRFFMSVYQKEALNTSTNQYCKFDSQLLTLFTSSLYVAALFASIVASHVSKKRGRKVTMALGGLFFLIGAILNAAAIHISMLILGRILLGIGVGFANQSVPIYLSEVAPYKYRGTFNVLFQMAITIGILIANLVNFGTSKISGGWGWRVSLGGAAVPALVILVSSMFLSDSPSSLIDRGKKEEAEQLLKKIRGVDNVNAEFNDLVMASEASKKVERPWNNLLFVRKYRPQLVLSLLIPSLQQLTGINVVMFYAPVLFQTLGFKSNASLMSAAITGGVNVGATFISVFCTDKFGRRILFFWGGIFMCIFQTAVAALIGAKFGTTGNATDLPLWFAALVVVCICVFVANFAYSWGPLGWLVPSEISPLEVRSAAQCVTVSMNMFFTFGVAQIFLKMLCGMKFGLFIFFAAFVLIMTVFVYLYVPETKNIPIEEMSQVWREHWYWKKFVADDDAEPKPLGNGFKPAKEIV, from the coding sequence ATGGCTGGTGGAAACTTTATAAGTGCCGCCGGCGGTGGCGGAGACAATCCAGATGAGTACCCAGGGAAGCTAACAGTGTACGTAGCCATGACTTGTATCATGGCAGCCATGGGAGGCTTGATCTTTGGCTACGACATTGGAATTTCAGGTGGAGTTACTTCCATGGATCCTTTTCTCAAACGCTTCTTCATGTCTGTTTACCAAAAAGAGGCTTTGAACACCTCGACCAACCAGTACTGTAAGTTCGACAGCCAGTTGTTGACCCTTTTCACGTCTTCTCTTTACGTGGCTGCCCTGTTTGCGTCCATTGTTGCTTCTCATGTTAGTAAAAAACGTGGCAGAAAGGTTACTATGGCCCTTGGAGGTCTCTTTTTCTTGATAGGCGCCATCCTCAACGCTGCTGCTATCCATATTAGCATGCTCATCTTAGGTCGTATTCTTTTGGGGATTGGTGTCGGATTTGCTAATCAATCTGTCCCTATTTATTTGTCAGAAGTTGCTCCCTACAAATACAGAGGGACTTTCAACGTGTTATTCCAAATGGCCATCACCATTGGGATTCTGATAGCGAATTTGGTCAACTTTGGAACTAGCAAAATCTCTGGCGGTTGGGGTTGGAGGGTTAGCTTAGGAGGTGCAGCCGTGCCAGCACTAGTCATCCTGGTTTCCTCGATGTTTCTCTCTGATAGTCCGAGTTCGTTGATAGACAGAGGAAAGAAAGAGGAGGCAGAACAATTGTTGAAAAAGATCAGAGGAGTTGATAACGTAAATGCTGAATTTAATGACCTTGTTATGGCGAGTGAAGCATCCAAGAAAGTAGAAAGGCCATGGAATAATCTTTTATTCGTCCGAAAGTATAGACCGCAGTTGGTTTTGTCACTTCTGATTCCATCGTTACAGCAGCTTACGGGAATTAACGTGGTCATGTTCTATGCTCCAGTACTTTTCCAAACATTAGGATTTAAGAGTAACGCTTCGCTTATGTCAGCTGCTATCACTGGCGGTGTCAACGTGGGTGCAACTTTTATTTCAGTATTTTGTACGGATAAGTTTGGGAGGAGAATACTCTTCTTCTGGGGTGGCATCTTCATGTGTATATTCCAAACAGCAGTGGCAGCTCTTATTGGGGCAAAATTCGGAACAACAGGGAATGCAACAGATTTGCCACTTTGGTTTGCAGCTTTAGTGGTTGTCTGCATCTGTGTATTCGTGGCTAACTTTGCGTATTCATGGGGTCCTTTAGGATGGTTGGTTCCGAGTGAGATTTCTCCATTGGAAGTTCGATCTGCAGCACAATGTGTTACGGTCTCCATGAACATGTTTTTCACATTCGGAGTAGCACAAATATTCTTGAAGATGCTATGTGGGATGAAGTTTGGTCTATTTATCTTCTTTGCGGCGTTTGTGTTAATAATGACTGTGTTTGTCTACTTGTACGTGCCGGAAACAAAGAATATACCAATTGAAGAGATGTCTCAAGTTTGGAGAGAGCATTGGTACTGGAAGAAGTTCGTGGCCGATGATGATGCAGAACCAAAGCCGCTAGGGAATGGCTTTAAGCCTGCAAAGGAGATAGTCTAA